In Actinoplanes octamycinicus, the genomic window CTGCTGCGCCGCAACCGGTTCCTGACCATCCCGATCTACGACTACGTGCTGATGACCGAGCCGCTTACGCCGGCTCAGCTCGACGCGATCGGCTGGCACGGCCGGTTCGGCATCGGCGACGCCTCGCGGCAGTTCCACTACTACCGGAAAACCGCCGACAACCGCATTCTCTGGGGTGGCTACGACGCGGTCTACCACCGCGGCGGCGGCATCCGGCCGGAGTTCGACCAGCGGCCGGAGACCTTCGCCCGGCTCGCCGACCACTTCCTGCGCACCTTCCCGCAGCTGGGCGACATCAAGTTCAGCCACGCCTGGGGCGGCATGATCGACATGTCTACCCAGCTGGCCGCGTTCCAGGGCCTGGCGATGGGTGACAAGGTCGCCTATGCCGGCGGCTTCACCGGCCTCGGCGTGGCCGCCACCCGATTCGCCGGCACAGTGATGCTGGAACTGCTGGCCGGCGCCGACACCCCGCGCACCCGGCTCCGGATGGCCACCAAACGCCCGTTACCGATCCCGCCGGAGCCGATCGCCTACCCCGCCGTCCAGGTGATCCGCCGCGCCATCGCCCGCGCCGACCGCAACGGCGGCCGGGACGGCCTGATCCTCAAGACCGCCAATCTGCTCGGCTTCTCCTTCGATTCCTGAGGTCCGCTTCTCCAGTGACGGCCCGCTGTCCCGCGGGCCGTCACCTCGGCCTTACGCGTACGCCTCGGCGACCGCGGCGAACGCCTCCTTCGGCTCCCACCGCTCGTCGCGTCCGTCGCCGGCGACCCGGACGATCCCGTAACTGGCGAGATCCAGCTCACCGGCGAAGTCGAAGAGCGCGAAGCTGAACACGAACGTGCTGTCCACCCCACCGGCATCGAACTCGGCGAGCACCTCCCGCAGGTAGCGCGCCTGCTCCGCCTCGTCGCGGTCATGGTTCCCGGTCAGCCGCAGCGGCGCCCGGGTGACCGGGTCGTACTCGACGATGTCCAGCGCCTCCGCGCCCCGATCCGCGGCGCCCCGATAGGTGGCGCAGCCGAACTCGGTGATCGCCACCGGCTTGCCCTGCGCGACGAGCGTCCGGATACCCTCGGCGAACCGGTCCGCGATCGCCGCCGACCGGTACAGGTCGAGCGACACGATGTCGAAGATCGCCCAGTCCACCTGCTCGAACGGCACCGCCGCGTAGGTCACCCGGCCGCCGAACCGCTCCCGCACCAGAGCCACCGCCCGGGCCAGGAATTCGTTGACCCGGGCGCGCACCGTGCCGAGGTTCGCCCGCATCCCGGCGACCCGCTGCGCCACGTCGTCGCCGGGCAGGAAGTCCCGGTTCATCAGGCTGAGCTCGGCGCCGGTCACGAACACCACCTCGGCGCCGCGCCGCCGCAGCGCCTCGGCCCGGCCGGCGCACTCGGCGAACAGCGCCAGCATCTCGTCCTCGGTCAGCTCCAGCGGGTAGGGCGAGAACCACACCTCCAAGCCCAGGTCGGCGGCGATCGACGCGGCCAGGGTGAGCCGGTCCGGATCGCCGCCCATCACCCGGACCGCGGTGCAGTGCAGCTCGTCCCGGATCACCCGCAGGTCGCGCTCGACCGCCGCGCGCGTGAAGCCTGGCCGCCCGAGCTCCTTGCCGATCACCCATCCGGTGTCGTAACTGATCCCGTTCGCACGCAAGACAACCTCCTTAGGGTACGACCAGTACCTTAAGCGCACGTCGGCAGCGTGGACAAGTCGCGTGGCAGGGTACGATCCGTACCGTCAAGGGGGTTGATCGTGGTGGAACGGGTCCGGCGGCGGGGAGCGGCGCTGGAGGAGGCGATCCTGCAGGCGGCGGCCGAACAGCTGATCGAGTCGGGCTATGCCGGGCTGACCATGGACGCGGTGGCCAAGCGGGCCGGCACCAACAAGAACGCGCTCTACCGCCGCTGGCCGGACCGGCTGGCGCTGGGCATCGCCGCCTACCGGCAGATTGCCCGCACGGTGCCGCCGCCGGACACCGGCGACCTGCGGGAGGACGCGCTGGAGATGCTGCGCCGCGCCAACCGGCACTGGAGCTCGCCGCTCGGCGCGATCCTGCGCGAGCTGCTGGCCGCCGCCGGCGGGGCCACCGCGCGGCTCACCGACCAGTCCGCCGACGCGATGGCCGCCCCGTGGCTGATCATCCTGGGCCGGGCGATCGCCCGCGGCCAGGCCTCACCGGAGGCGCTGCACCCCAGGGTCGCCACGGTCGCGATGGTCCTGCTGCGCAACGAGTTCATCACCCGCGGCACCCCCACCGCCCCGGACGACGCCCTGGTCGAGATCGTCGACGAGGTCTTCCTGCCACTGATCCGCAACCGCTCCCCCGCTCGCTGAACCCCGCACCGTCTGGAGCCACTCCCCCGGCAGAGGCCGCCCCGGCCCTCACCGCTCCCCGGCCAGGCTTTCGATCCGGGCCGTCTCAGCTGCCATTCGCCGGCCGGTCGGGCGCTCACCGGCCGTTGCATCGCGGGCTGTCCGAGCGGGGGTGCTTGCGGGCGTACGCGAGCAAATGGTTGAACGGCGACGGACCGCTTCCGTGAGCGGAAAGCGGTCCAGGTCGCTGTCAGACGAGCGCGGCGGCGGGTTTCGGGGCGGCTGCGCGGCGGGCGGTCAGGTGCAGGTGGAGGCCGGCGACGCAGGCCCACACCGGGAGGGCGAAGACGGAGAGGCGCTCCATGCCGCCGATGCCCAAGAGCGGGCCCTGCTGGGCGATGAACAGGACGCTGCCGATCACGCCCAGTCCGGCGAGCGTGATGGTGACCGGCCGCAGCGGGGCGAGGAGGGTGCCGCGGGGCACGCACGCGGCGGCGACCAGACCGGCGTTTCCGGCCAGGAAGACGAGCAGGGCGGCGAGCAGGTGCAGGTTCTCGTTGACGTCCGCGGGGAACGCGCCGGCCAGGCCCAGACCGGTCGCGCCGGCCAGCACGAGCCGCCGGCTCCAGCGGACCGACCGGCCGGCGCCCCAGGACCGCCAGGTCAGCACCAGACCGGCCACGAGCAGGGCGGCGGTCAGCACGAAGGCGACGTTCATCGCGTCGTGCCAGGGCGAGCAGACGTACCGGGGGCGGGTGGTGTCCCAGACCCCACACGTCACGTTGCCCAGGTCGCTGACGTTGTTGGTCATCCAGCTGAAGGCCGGATCGGTCCAGGCGAGCCCGACGACGAGGTTCGCGATCAGGAAGAGCGGCGCGGCGGCGGCCCAGCAGAGGGCTCCGAGGGTGGTCCGGGAGGTGGTCGGCATGCCATTGAGTAGATCAACGGTGCGGGGGTCCGGGCACTACCGCTGGATGCCGACTCCGGGGTGTGGCTAGCTCTACCCCCCGGACCCCGCCCAGGCGGTCCAGCGGGTGACCTCGATGCGCAGGAACGGGCCCGGCGGCGGCTGAACCGTGTACTGCGGGTAGCGAGCGAGCAGGGCCGGCTCGGGCACGTCGGTGACCGTGGCCAGGCCGTCGGCGCGCACCCACCACAGCTGGTCCCAGTCGTCGGAGTAGTGGTCGGCGAGCACACTGACCCGTGGCTCGTGCTCCACGTTGGCCAGCCGCCGCAGCCGCCGGTGCCGTTTCGGCTTGCCGTCGACCGCGGTGTGCAGCACGTCGCCGACCAGCGCGAAGACGATCGGCACCAGGTGCGGCGCGCCGTCCGGGGTGACCGTGGCCAGCCGGGCCACCCGGACGCTCGCGAACCGCTCGGCCGGCGTCATCGGCGGGTGAACTCGCCGATCGCGCGCTCCCACTTCTCCAGGGTGGCCTCGACGACGCTCCACGGCCCGGACGGCAGCCAGGCGGTGGCCCGGTGCACGCCGGCCGCCTCCAGCTGCTCGAGCACCTTCGCGTCCGGCGGGACGCCGATGACCTGCACCGGGACCGGCCGGTCGGCGCGGGCACGCAGCTCGGCGATCCGGGGCAGCAGGTCCCGGTCGTTGTAGTTCGGGAACCAGCCGTCGCCCCAGGCCAGCACGCGGTCGAAGACGGTCGGGCCGTCGCCGCCGACCAGCACCGGCGGCCACGGTTTCTGGGCCGGTTTGGGCCACGACCAGATCCGGTCGAAGGTGACGAACTCGCCGCTGAACGACGCCTCGTCCTCGGTCCAGATCGCCTGCATGGCCCGGATCCGCTCGGCCAGCAAGCGCATCCGGGTACGCGGGTCCGTCCCGTGGTTGGCCATCTCCTCCCGGTTCCAGCCGGCTCCGACGCCGAATTCCAGCCGCCCGCCGGACAGGTGGTCGACCGAGGCGACCTCCTTGGCGGTGGTGATCGGATCACGCTCGACCACCAGGCAGACCCCGCTGCCGATGCGCAGCCGCCGGGTCGCCGCGGCGGCGTCGGTCAGGGCCACGAACAGGTCGTACGTGTGCCAGTACTTCCGGGGCAGCTGCGGTCCGCCGCCCCACGGGCTCTCCCGGCTCGCCGGGATGTGCGTGTGCTCGGCGAAGAACAGCGCGTCCTGGCCGCGCTCCTCGACGCGCCGGGCCAGCTCGCCGGGGCGGACCGCGTCGTGGGTGGGGAAGTAACCGACACCGAATTCCATGCCGTCCACCCTATGGCCGGACCGATCACGCCGCGGGCTTGCGGCCGAAGGCGTAGATCACCCGGGCGGTGCGCAGGGTGTCCGGGTCGGTGGCGCGCAGGTCGGTGAGCGCGCCGGTGTAGGACTGCTGGAACTCGGCGAGCTGGGCCGGGGTGAGCAGGGCGAGCGCGGCCTGGTGCGGGCCGTGGGCATGCGCCTCCCAGGCGTGCTCCAGGTCGGCGGCGCTGAACTCGACGGTCTCCACGACCTGCTCGGCCGGCTCCAGACCGGCGTTGCGCAGCGCCTGCTCGCAGCGGTCCGGGGTGCCCAGCGGCGCGGCCGGGTCGGCCAGGTCGAGCCCGAAACCGGCGGCCAGTTTCCGGAAGACCCGGGCGGCGACCGGGAAGCCGTCGTGCATGGTGGAGAACCCGACCCGGCCGCCCGGGACGAGCAGACGGCGCCACTCCCGCAGCGCGGTGTGCACCGGCAGGTAGAGCAGCCCGGCCGAGCAGAGCACCAGGTCGAACGAGCCGTCCGGGAACTGCCGGAGCCGGCTCGCGTCGGCCTTGACCAGCTCGACGTTCGGCGCGCTGACCGCCTGCCGGGCCTGGTCGAGCATCGCGGCGGAGATGTCCACCCCGGTCACCCGGCCCTGCGGCCCGACCGCCCGGGCGGCCGCGATCGCCGCGAGGCCGGTGCCGGTGGCGGCGTCCAGGACCCGGCTGCCGGGCACCGGGGCGGCCAGCTCGACCAGACGCTCGGCGTAACGGACGTGCCAGGTGTGCCGGGCATAACCGGCGGCACGCTGGTCGAAGGTCATGCGGTTCCTCCCGTGGCCGGACAGCTCCGATCTCGCCCATCACATCACGGCGGAGGTCGCCGGCGACGAAAGCGCCGGGAGCCGGAGAGCCTCTCGGATGCCACCATGGTGGGCATGGCTGAGGAGGACGAGGACAGACATGCTCGGCTGGCCCAGGAGGCGGCGGTCCGCGGAGAACGTGCCGCGCGCCGGGCTGCGGAGGCGGGGCGTCGAGCCGCTGAGCTCCACGAGTACATGAAAATGATCGGCGAGGGCGTCGCGGAGGTTCCGCCGGTGACCGGCGAGAATCGGTTGGTCCGCGCCCGGGAGCACGCGAGGCGGAGTGCCGAGCGGGCCGCTCAAGCACATCGCGATGCGGCGGCGAGTCACGATCATGCAGCCGAGCTGCATGAACAGGCGGCGCAGCAGTTCCCGGAGGAGGCGGAGGCACATCGGCGCGAGGCGCGACGGCATCGTGACGAGGCAGCGACGGCGCGCCGCTGGGCCGACCAGGAGCCACACTGAGGATCGCTTCGTGCGGTGAGCAGCGCATCGAGTCCGCCATGTCCGCACGGGGAGACACTGAGCGACGCGCGGCCGGCGGGGCCGACGGAGCCGCCCCTGCCGGTACGGTGACGACGAAGGCAGGACAGTGACCTCGGAGGTTCAGGTGACGTCGGAGGACCCCCAGTTCGAGGCGCTGTTGGCGTACCTCAAGGAGAGCCGCGGTTTCGACTTCACCGATTACAAACGCGCCAGTCTGATGCGCCGGGTCGCGCGGCGCATGGCCCAGGTCGACGCGCACGGCTACGGCGACTACCTCGACCACCTGCAGGTTCACCCGGACGAGTTCACCGCCCTGTTCAACACCATTCTGATCAACGTGACGAGCTTCTTTCGTGACCCGGAGGCGTGGGCCTACCTGAGTGAGCACGTCGTCCCGGCGCTGCTGGCCGAGAAGGACCCGGATGCGCCGATCCGGGTCTGGAGCGCCGGATGCGCGTCGGGCGAGGAGGCGTACACGATCGCGATCCTGCTCGCCGAACTGATCGGCGTGGATCAGTTCCGGCGGCGGGTCAAGATCTATGCCACCGATGTGGACGAGGAGGCGCTGGCCGAGGCGCGGCTGGCGACCTATACGGACCGTCAGATCGCGGGACTCCCGGCGCACCTGGTGCAGCGGCACTTCGAGTCGACCGGCGGGCGGCACGTGTTCCGCAAGGACCTGCGCCGGTCATTGATCTTCGGGCGGAACGACTTGATCCAGGACGCGCCGATCTCCCGGGTCGACATCTTGACCTGCCGCAACGCGTTGATGTATTTCAACGCCGAGGCTCAGTCGCGGATCCTGTCCCGGCTGCACTTCGCGCTCGCCGACGGCGGAGTGCTCTTCCTCGGCAAGGCGGAGATGCTGCTCAGCCGGGGCGACATGTTCACGTCGGTCGATTTGAAGCGACGCATCTTCCGCAAGGCGCCGGTATCGGCACCACGCGCCGCACCGGCGGCGGCGCGGCCGGCGGCGGCCGGGACACTGTGGGCCGACGGCACCGAGCTGCTCGGCCTGGACCGGCTGCGGGACGAGGCGTTCGCGACGTGCCCGGTAGCACAGGTGGTGGTGACCGTCGACGGTGTGGTGGCCTTGACGAACCGGCGGGCCGAGACGCTGCTCGGTGTGTCCACCCGCGACGTCGGCCGGCCGTTCCGCGACCTGGAACTGTCCTACCGGCCGGTGGAGCTGCGCGGTTACATCGACCAGGCGCAGGTGGAGCGGCGCACGGTACGCGTCCCCGACGTGGAGTTCGTTCGCCCGGGGCTGGAAGCGGAGACGACCGTGCTGCGGGTGGACGTGAACCCGCTGAGCGGCGCCGACGCCGGTCTCCTCGGCGTCGCCCTGGTCTTCCAGGACCGCACCGAGGCGGGGCGGCTCAGAAGCAAGCTGGACCTGACCACCCGGCAGGCCGAGACGGCGTACGAGGAGTTGCAGTCGACCAACGAGGAGCTGGAGACCACCAACGAAGAACTGCAATCCAGCGTCGAGGAGTTGGAGACCACCAACGAGGAGTTGCAGTCGACCAACGAGGAGCTGGAGACCACCAACGAGGAACTGCAGTCGACCAACGACGAACTGCAGACGCTCAACAGCGCCCTGCGGGATCGTACCGCCGAACTGCACCGCAGCAGGACGTTCCAGCACGTTCTGCTGGCCAGCCTGCCGGCCGGGGTGGCCGTCGTCGACTCGGACCTTCAGATACAGGCGTGGAACCGCAACGCCGAGGACCTGTGGGGCCTGCGTGAGGAGGAGGCCCTCGGTGAGCATCTGCTCAACCTGGACATGGGTCTGCCCACCGATGGCCTGCGACCCCTGCTCCGCTCGGTCCTGTCGGGTGAATCCACCCGTGAGCAGATGACGGTGGAGGCCATCAACCGGCGCGGTCATACGGTCAAGTTGCAGGTGGTCTGCGTGCCCCTGGCCGACCACACCCCGACACCCGACGGAGCCATCATGGTCATGACCACTGACGCCGTTTGACCGGGTGGAGCGCCGCGGCGGCTGCGTTCAGACCGGCGCGGTACCGGCTGCGGGCATCGCCTCCATCACGATGATGCACCCGGTGGGCACACCGGCGGCGTCCCGCAGCGGGCTGCATCCGACCCGCGCCGTGATCGAGCGGCCGCGCCGGTTGACCGCTTGCAGCTGGATCTCCTCGACATCGGTCTCGCCGCCGAGCGAGCGACGGATCAGCGGCCGGACGTGGTCGACCGGCAACCCGATGTCCAGGTTGAGCAGGTGCTGGTCGACGGTTTCCGCGGCTCGGAGGCCCCACAACTCTTCGGCCTGCCGGTTCCAGACCCGCACCCGCAGGTCCGGGTCGACCACCGCGATGCCGGCGCGCAGCCCGGACAGGATCGCGTCCAGGAAGGCGTTCGCCCCGTCCAGCTCGGCGCTGCTGTGGTGCAGTTGTTCGTTGATGCTCTGCAGCTCGTCGTTGGTCGACTGGAGCTCCTCGTTCATCGTCTCCAGTTCCTCGTTGGTCGACTGGAGCTCCTCATTGGTGGTCTCCAGCTCCTCGACGGTGGACTGCAGCTCCTCGTTGGTGGTCTCCAGTTCCTCGTTGGTGGACTGCAGCTCCTCGTACGCCGACTCCAGCTCCCGGTTCGCGCGCTCCAGGTCGGCCCGCAACTGTTTGGCCGCGCTGATGTCGTGGAAGACCAGCGAGACGCCGAGCAGCCCGGCATCCCCGTCGACCAGCGGGCTGACCTGAATGTCGAGATACCGCGTCTCGCTCGCCGGGCGGCGCCACTCGACCTCCGGAACGTCCACCGCCCGCCGCTCCACCTGGGCCTGTTCGATGTAGCGGCGCAGTTCCACCGGCTGGTAGGAGACGTCCAGGTCGCGGAACGGCCGTCCGACATCCCGGGGTGACACCCCGAACAGCGCCTCGGCCTGCTGGTTGCTGAGCGCGACGAGCCCGTCCGCGGTCACCACGATCTGCGCCGCGGGACCGGCGATCAGGGCGGCGTTACGCAACCGGTCCAGCCCGACCAGCGCCTCGGCCGTGGGCGCGGACGGCTGATCGGCATAGCGCGGGCCGGAGGTCACCATCGGCCGGGCCGTGACCTTGCGGAAGATCCGCCGCTTCAGGTCGGTCGGCAGGAACAGGTTGCCATGGCTGAGCAGCATCTCGGCCTTGCCGAGAAAGAGCGCACCTCCGTCGGCCAGCGCGAAGTGGAACCTGCCGAGGATGCGCGCCTGCGTCTCGGCGTTGAAGTACATCAGGGTGTTGCGGCAGGTCAGCAGATCGACCCGAGAGATCGGAGCGTCCTGCACGAGGTCGTTGCGGCCGAAGATGATCGAACGGCGCATGTCCTTGCGGAACACGTACCGGTCGCCGACCTGTTCGAAGTAGCGCTCCAGCAATCCGGCCGGAACACTCTCCACCTCGCGAGCGCCGTAGGTCGCGTGCCGGGCCTCGCCGAGCTGCTCCTCGTCCACGTCGGTGGCATAGATCTTGACCCGCTCACGGAACTGCTCGGGCCCGAGCATCTCACCCAGCATCATGGCCAGGGTGTAGGCCTCCTGGCCGGAGGCGCACCCGGCGCTCCAGACCCGGATCGGGCTGCCGTCGGGCTTGGCCGCGATCAGCGGGAGCAGCACGTCGCTGCGCAGGAATTCCCACGCCTCAGGATCCCGGAAGAACGAGGTCACATTGATCAGGATGGTGTTGAACAGCGTGGTGAACTCTTCCGGATGCACCTGGAGATGATCGAGATAGTCGCCGTACCCGGCGACGGAGATCTGTGCCATCCGCCGGTCGACCCGGCGGCTCAGGCTCGACCGTTTGTACCCGGTGAAGTCGAAACCCCGAGCCTCCTTCAGGTACGTCAGGAGCGCCTCGAACTCATGATCCACCACCTGGTCCATCTCCCGCTCGTCCTTCCCGATCGCCGCCGATCACGCTATCGCAGCGCCGGACGGCGACCGTCGCGCCACCGCGTCATTCCTGCTGGATCGCGTTGGATCGGGCGAGTTGGTCGAGCAGCGCGCGGATCAGCACCCGGGCCTTCTCCGCGTCGTCGGTCATCTGCTCGAACCGGCCGGAGACTCGCCCCCCGGCACTTCCGGCCATCCGCCGGCCGAGCTCGGCCCGCTCCTCCAACGCGCGCAGCGCCAGCCACAATGCGCTCTCGGTGGCCACCGCCTGCTCATCGAGCAGACTCTCCGGCGACCAGGCATGGCCGATCCGGCACCGGAACCGCGGGACCGGCGTCTCCCCCAGCGTGAAGAGGGCGCCGCCACAACTCGGACACCCGAACCCGGACGGGGACACCGGTAGCTGATCGGTGCTCACCTCGTCGAACGCCTCGATCGCCACCTCGCCGACGAGCAACGGATCAACCGGCGCGGCGAGACCGGCAACCTCCTCCTTGGTGAGTTGCGCCAGCAGCTCACCAAGCCCCGCCGCGGCCTTGACCAGCGCGGACGGCACCCGGGTCAACGCGGCCCGCGGCATCGAGGGGTGCAGCGCCTCAGCCGGGTCCTGGACGACCACCAGACCGCCCGCCGCGGCCACCACCTCGGCGCCGGCCGCTCCGTCGTCACCGCTGCCGGACAGCACCACCGCGACCACCCGGTCGCCCAGCGCCCGCACGGCGGACCGGAACAGCGGGTCGACCGCCGGGCGGTGGCCGTTCTCGGCCGGCCCGTGACTCAGCCTGACCCGGCCGTCGATGACCATCAGATGCAGATCGGCGGGCGCCACATAGATCCGTCCCGCGGTCAGCACCTCACCGTCGACCGCGGCCGCCGCCGGCAACCGTCCCGACCGGGCCAGAATCTGCGGCAGTGCGCTGGGAGCACCCCGGGGCACGTGCAACACCACCAGGACGGCCGCCGGAAGGCCCGCGGGCAGGCCGGCGACCAGAGCCCGGAGTGCCTCGACCCCGCCGGCCGAGGCTCCCACCACGATCAGATCCCGGTTGGTCATCGCCGGCTGCCAGCAGTCGTTACCGAACGTGCGTGAGCCGCTTCCTTCCGCCCCACCTCGTGCGCCCCTTCGGTGCATCGGTCGAACCCCGGATCCGGGCCGCCTCCAGGCGGTGTGGTGTCAACGCGCCGGTAGTGAGAGGTCCTGCGGCTCAGGCCCCCATCACCGTATCCCGGCCGGCCCGAAGGCCGGAACACCGGCCGGCGGGCAGCCACGATCGATGCGCTCCGCGATGCTCACCGAGCCGCCTGGTCCGGCGAGGTGCTTTGGCTGAGCCAGCGCTCGATGCAGGCGAGCAGGTCCTCCGCGTCGACCGGTTTGGTGACGTAGTCGCTGGCGCCCGACGAGATGCTCTTCTCCCGGTCGCCGTGCATCGCCTTGGCGGTGACCGCGATGATCGGCAGGTTCGCGTACTTCGGCATGGCTCGGATCGCCGCGGTGGCCGCGTAGCCGTCCATCTCCGGCATCATCACGTCCATCAGGATCAGGTCGATGTCGTCGTGCTGGGCGAGCACGTCGATGCCCTTGCGGCCGTTCTCCGCGTAGACCACCTCCATCCCGTGCAGCTCCAGGATGTTGGTCAGGGCGAACACGTTGCGGGCGTCGTCGTCGACCACCAGCACCTTGCGGCCGGCCAGGTCCTGCGCCAGGCCGGAGACGCCGGCCATCGTGTCGATCGGCATCGGCGGCGGCATCACCGGGTGCCCGGCCTCGGTCGACAGGTGCAGGGTGATCCGCTCGCGCAGCTCGTCCAGGCTGGCCAGCGGCTCCAGCGGCCGGGTCTGCGCCAGCGCCTGCAGCAGCGTGTCGTTGCCCAGCGGCGCGTGCTGGCTGCGGTACACCAGCACCGGCAGGTCGCGCAGGTCCGCCTCGTCGTGCAGCGCCTTGAGGAAGTTCGCGCCGTTGTCGCCCGGCATGGCCAGGTCGAGCACCACCGCGTGGAAGGGCTGGGCGCGCAGCTCACCGATCGCGGCGTCCGGGGTGATCGCGGTCGCCACGTCGATCGCCCCGTGCGTCTCGGACACCGAGGCCGCGGCGCCCCGCGCGATCAGCGTGAGCAGGCCCTCCGCCTGGCTCTCCACGACCAGCAGCCGGCGCGGCGCGGCCGGTCCGGCCGGCGGCAGCGGCACCACGAGTTCCGGCCGCACCGGCGGCGTCGCCACCACGCCCGGCCCGGTGGCCTGCTGGACCGGCATGTAGAGGGTGAAGGTGCTGCCCTGCCCGAGCGCACTCTGCGCGTTGATCTCGCCGCCGAGCAGCCAGGCGATCTCCCGGCTGATCGACAGGCCCAGCCCGGTGCCGCCGTAGCGGCGGCTGGTGGTGCCGTCGGCCTGCTGGAACGCGTCGAAGATCGCGGTGAGCTGCTGCTCGGCGATGCCGATGCCGGTGTCGGTCACCCGGAACGCGATCACCGTCTCGTGCCCGGCCAGCGCTGGCGAGAGCTCCTCGGGCCGGGCCAGGTCGATGCGCAGCCGGACCCCGCCCTCCTCGGTGAACTTGACCGCGTTGGAGAGCAGGTTGCGCAGCACCTGGCGCAGCCGCTGCTCGTCGGTGAACAGCCCGGCCGGCACGTCGGCCGCGGTGGACACCTCGAAGTCCAGGCCGCGCGACGTGGTCAGCGGGCGGAACGTCGCCTCGACGTAGCCGAGCAGGTGGCGCAGCTCGAACTCCTCCGGGGTGATGTCCATCTTGCCGGCCTCGACCTTGGACAGGTCCAGGATGTCGTTGATCAGCTGGAGCAGGTCGGTGCCGGCCGAGTGGATCACGGTGGCGTACTCGACCTGCTTGGGGGTCAGGTTCCGGTTCGGGTTCTGCGCCAGCAGCTGAGCGAGGATCAACAGCGAGTTCAGCGGGGTACGCAGCTCGTGGCTCATGTTGGCGAGGAACTCGGACTTGTACTTCGAGGCCAGCGCGAGCTGCTGGGCGCGGGCCTCGAGCTCCTGGCGGGCCTGCTCGATCTCCGAGTTCTTCGTCTCGATGTCGCGGTTCTGCCGGGCCAGCAGCGACGCCTTGTCCTCCAGCTCGGCGTTCGAGCGCTGCAACTCCTCCGACCGGGCCTGCAGCTCCTCGGAGCGGGCCTGCAGCTCGGCGGCGAGCCGCTGCGACTCGGTGAGCAGCACATCGGTACGGGCGTTGGCCACCATCGTGTTCACGTTGACGCCGATGGTCTCCATCAGCTGGTCCAGGAAGTCGTGGTGCACCTGGGTGAACGGCGTCATGCCGGCCAGCTCGATGACGCCCAGCGCCTGGTCCTCGACCAGGATCGGCACCACGACCACCTGCATCGGGGCGAGCGAGCCGAGGCTGGACGAGACGGTGAAGTACCCGGGCGGCATCTCGTCGACCACGATCCGGCGTTTCGCCACGGCGGCCTGGCCGACCAGGGACTCGCCGAGGGCGTACCGCTGGCCGGAGCCGTTGTGCCCGTAGGTGCCGACCACCCGCAGGTCGGCGCCCGCGCCGGTGTCCTCCACCAGCAGGAAGGTGCCCAGCTGCGCGCCGACCAGCGGGACCAGCTCGTTCATCACCAGCGAGGCGACCACCTCGAGGTCACGGTGGCCCTGCATCAGCGACGAGATCCGGGCCAGGTTGGTCTTCAGCCAGTCCTGTTCCTGGTTGGCCCGGGTGGTCTCGCGCAGCGACTCCACCATGAAGTTGATGTTGTCCTTGAGCTCGGCGACCTCACCGGAGGCGTCCACGGTGATCGAGCGGGTCAGGTCACCGGTGGCGACCGCACTGGTGACCTCGGCGATCGCCCGGACCTGCCGGGTGAGGTTCCCGGCCAGCTCGTTGACGTTCTCGGTGAGCCGCTTCCACGTACCGGAAACGCCCTCGACCTCGGCCTGGCCGCCGAGGCGGCCCTCGCTGCCGACCTCCCGGGCCACCCGGGTGACCTCGGCGGCGAAGCTGGACAGCTGGTCGACCATGGT contains:
- a CDS encoding HAMP domain-containing protein; the encoded protein is MHEPAAGAVAGAAVADRDLRQLLAGLTAVRDGDFGTRLPDDGEGLLGEIATVFNGMVDQLSLFTSEVTRVAREVGTEGQLGGQAEVPGVSGTWKDLTDSVNAMAGNLTDQVRDIAQVATAVARGDLSQKITVDVRGEILELKNTINTMVDELSSFADEVTRVAREVGSEGRLGGQAEVPGVAGTWRDLTDSVNFMAGNLTNQVRNIAQVTTAVARGDLSQKITVDARGEILELKSTINTMVDQLSSFADEVTRVAREVGTDGRLGGQAQVSGVAGTWRDLTDSVNSMAGNLTDQVRSIAQVATAVARGDLSQKITVTARGEILELKNTINTMVDQLSSFADEVTRVAREVGTEGRLGGQADVKGVSGTWKDLTESVNVMGDNLTAQVRSIAEVTTAVARGDLTQKIRVDARGEIAELKETINTMVDQLSAFADEVTRVAREVGTEGRLGGQARVLNVGGTWKDLTDNVNVMASNLTNQVRSIALVATAVAQGDLSRKITVEAKGEVAVLAQTINTMVDTLSAFADEVTRVAREVGTEGRLGGQARVPNVAGTWKDLTDNVNSMANNLTGQVRNIAQVTTAVAQGDLTKKIDVDARGEILELKTTINTMVDQLSSFAAEVTRVAREVGSEGRLGGQAEVEGVSGTWKRLTENVNELAGNLTRQVRAIAEVTSAVATGDLTRSITVDASGEVAELKDNINFMVESLRETTRANQEQDWLKTNLARISSLMQGHRDLEVVASLVMNELVPLVGAQLGTFLLVEDTGAGADLRVVGTYGHNGSGQRYALGESLVGQAAVAKRRIVVDEMPPGYFTVSSSLGSLAPMQVVVVPILVEDQALGVIELAGMTPFTQVHHDFLDQLMETIGVNVNTMVANARTDVLLTESQRLAAELQARSEELQARSEELQRSNAELEDKASLLARQNRDIETKNSEIEQARQELEARAQQLALASKYKSEFLANMSHELRTPLNSLLILAQLLAQNPNRNLTPKQVEYATVIHSAGTDLLQLINDILDLSKVEAGKMDITPEEFELRHLLGYVEATFRPLTTSRGLDFEVSTAADVPAGLFTDEQRLRQVLRNLLSNAVKFTEEGGVRLRIDLARPEELSPALAGHETVIAFRVTDTGIGIAEQQLTAIFDAFQQADGTTSRRYGGTGLGLSISREIAWLLGGEINAQSALGQGSTFTLYMPVQQATGPGVVATPPVRPELVVPLPPAGPAAPRRLLVVESQAEGLLTLIARGAAASVSETHGAIDVATAITPDAAIGELRAQPFHAVVLDLAMPGDNGANFLKALHDEADLRDLPVLVYRSQHAPLGNDTLLQALAQTRPLEPLASLDELRERITLHLSTEAGHPVMPPPMPIDTMAGVSGLAQDLAGRKVLVVDDDARNVFALTNILELHGMEVVYAENGRKGIDVLAQHDDIDLILMDVMMPEMDGYAATAAIRAMPKYANLPIIAVTAKAMHGDREKSISSGASDYVTKPVDAEDLLACIERWLSQSTSPDQAAR